In Thermodesulfobacteriota bacterium, one DNA window encodes the following:
- a CDS encoding YHS domain-containing (seleno)protein, which yields MTRSSLCSLLTVLLNLLVACSAPPQEINQTSDGLAIHGYDPVAYFLDAGPREGRPEIELRWQGARWRFATREHRQLFQDAPKRYAPQYGGYCAYAVAMGRTADIDPRAWKIAGGRLFLNYDLEVQKTWEAEQARFIAQADRNWPSVLRAGP from the coding sequence ATGACCAGATCCAGCCTCTGCTCCCTTCTGACCGTTCTCCTGAATCTCCTGGTGGCCTGCTCGGCGCCCCCGCAGGAGATCAACCAGACCAGCGATGGTCTTGCAATCCACGGCTACGACCCGGTGGCCTACTTCCTGGATGCCGGCCCCCGGGAAGGCCGGCCGGAGATCGAGCTCCGGTGGCAAGGCGCCCGCTGGCGCTTCGCCACCCGAGAGCACCGACAGCTCTTCCAGGATGCCCCCAAACGGTATGCCCCGCAGTACGGCGGCTATTGCGCCTATGCCGTAGCCATGGGCCGCACCGCCGACATCGATCCCCGCGCCTGGAAGATCGCCGGCGGCCGCCTATTCCTCAACTACGATCTGGAGGTTCAGAAGACCTGGGAGGCGGAGCAGGCCCGGTTCATCGCCCAGGCGGACCGGAACTGGCCCAGCGTGCTTCGGGCCGGTCCCTGA